A single genomic interval of Dromiciops gliroides isolate mDroGli1 chromosome 1, mDroGli1.pri, whole genome shotgun sequence harbors:
- the LOC122751326 gene encoding 60S ribosomal protein L21-like produces MTNTKGKRRGTRYMFSRPFREHGVVPLHMYMRIYKKGDIVDIKGMGIVHQGMPHKYYHGKTGRVYNVTQHVVGIGVNKQVKGKILAKRINVRNEHIKHSKRRDSFLKRVKENDQKKKEDKEKGTWVQLKRQPAPPREAHFVRTNGKEPELLEPNSYEFMASMTKKHNKKILGGKKF; encoded by the coding sequence ATGacgaacacaaaaggaaaaaggagagggacacGATACATGTTTTCTAGGCCCTTTAGAGAACATGGTGTTGTCcctttgcatatgtatatgcgaATATACAAGAAAGGTGATATTGTAGATATCAAGGGTATGGGCATAGTTCACCAAGGAATGCCCCACAAATATTACCATGGGAAGACTGGACGGGTCTATAATGTTACTCAACATGTTGTAGGCATTGGTGTAAACAAACAGGTTAAGGGCAAGATATTAGCCAAGAGAATTAATGTGCGTAATGAGCATATTAAACATTCTAAGAGAAGAGATAGCTTcctgaagagggtaaaagaaaatgaccagaagaagaaggaagacaaagaaaaaggcaCCTGGGTTCAACTGAAACGTCAGCCTGCTCCACCCAGAGAAGCACACTTTGTGAGGACCAATGGCAAGGAACCTGAGCTGTTGGAACCAAACTCCTATGAATTCATGGCATCAATgactaaaaaacataataaaaagattcttgggggaaaaaaattctga